A window of Vigna unguiculata cultivar IT97K-499-35 chromosome 4, ASM411807v1, whole genome shotgun sequence contains these coding sequences:
- the LOC114180506 gene encoding uncharacterized protein LOC114180506: MARKFDMIKDIDGKRETLKLVVRIVDLWFVESWDSKRNMKMILTDQKGDVIPAMIKKEDIATWEDKLKEGENVIGVVDNVEEKPSSKNVVFDLKDLSGASICCTLWDSYCMRLVSYWRESHETPYPAIILTQAKIKAASGPWPVSLSNCWNGSKLIMGDDISELIEFRKEFSKTTAHEIFEEGSQYSGSSQISHVDRFMYKTVVKSVLEILTVIEEISCVTIAHTLKFNLGNDGWSYLVCNLCAKRTYEVGSFKCLNCDGYNEYPKMRYKLEIQVTDGKKVVNFMHWDQDCINLIGLSTGDLRKKMIKVKPQGNNRPASVMRVSTDHEIIGHISSLLGQTQVMEIVEAKENCSDELELHKDKSIAIEVGKRMSASESDVHTHTGSSLAMELAECGDNAACDLSADTDSSLMCLSRTADLDPDYVSRPEKIFVLPVTMKT; encoded by the exons aTGGCAAGGAAATTTGATATGATCAAGGATATTGATGGAAAAAGAGAGACTTTGAAACTTGTTGTCCGAATTGTGGATCTGTGGTTTGTTGAGTCATGGGATTCCAAACGAAATATGAAGATGATTCTAACAGATCAAAAG GGTGATGTTATCCCTGCTATGATTAAGAAGGAAGACATTGCTACGTGGGAAGACAAGCTAAAGGAGGGAGAAA ATGTCATTGGTGTGGTGGATAATGTGGAGGAGAAACCAAGTTCCAAAAATGTTGTGTTTGACCTAAAGGACTTGAG TGGTGCGTCAATCTGTTGCACTCTTTGGGATTCATATTGTATGCGGTTGGTTAGTTATTGGAGGGAAAGTCATGAAACACCTTATCCGGCTATTATTCTTACTCAGGCAAAGATAAAGGCTGCCTCAG gTCCATGGCCGGTGTCATTGTCTAATTGTTGGAATGGATCGAAGTTGATTATGGGAGATGATATATCTGAACTGATTGAATTTAGGAAGGAATTTTCAAA AACTACTGCTCATGAAATTTTTGAGGAGGGAAGCCAATATAGTGGATCTTCCCAGATTAGTCATGTTGATAGGTTTATGTATAAAACTGTTGTTAAGAGTGTTTTAGAGATCCTGACTGTGATAGAG gaGATTTCATGTGTTACTATTGCACATACACTTAAATTTAACTTAGGAAATGATGGATGGAGTTACTTGGTTTGTAACTTATGCGCAAAAAGAACATATGAAGTTGGTTCTTTTAAGTGTTTGAATTGTGATGGTTATAATGAGTATCCAAAAATGAG GTACAAGCTTGAAATTCAAGTGACCGATGGAAAAAAGGTTGTTAACTTCATGCATTGGGACCAAGACTGCATCAATTTAATTGGTCTTTCTACTGGTGATTTGCGAAAGAAAATGATCAAG GTCAAGCCACAAGGAAATAACCGACCTGCTTCAGTAATGAGAGTTTCAACTGATCATGAAATTATAGGTCACATTAGTAGTCTTCTTGGACAAACTCAG GTAATGGAAATTGTTGAAGCTAAGGAAAATTGTTCTGATGAATTAGAGCTTCATAAGGACAAGTCCAta GCAATTGAGGTTGGGAAACGTATGAGTGCCAGTGAGTCTGATGTCCATACTCATACTGGGAGTTCTTTA GCAATGGAACTTGCTGAATGTGGTGATAATGCAGCATGCGACTTATCTGCTGATACTGATAGTTCATTA ATGTGCCTTTCTAGGACAGCTGATCTTGATCCGGATTATGTGTCACGCCCAGAAAAGATCTTTGTACTACCAGTAACAATGAAGACATAG
- the LOC114182313 gene encoding uncharacterized protein At3g27210-like — MGSCSSLPRKANADMNLKLSLGSKSEKLVIPPSPIKGQPQNGDFKWSTARSTTTFTDYGSKEEAYFDSKPWLDSDCEDDFYSVNGDFTPSRGTTPVHHTFGTPSRSRIHGSISVVEPSPEKKKKLLELFRESVKDEQVDDGHGHKAMKPTTQHVMAKSANCTPFISGANSTCSSERIMSEDRASIREKSVKSLQWCIPSLSSCRSFRERSRKTSPAIEVNGKH, encoded by the exons ATGGGTTCGTGTTCTTCGCTCCCCAGAAAGGCTAACGCAGACATGAACCTCAAACTCTCGTTGGGTTCCAAATCTGAGAAGCTTGTGATTCCTCCATCACCCATTAAGGGACAGCCCCAAAATGGGGATTTTAAGTGGTCAACTGCTCGGTCAACGACCACCTTCACGGACTATG GCAGCAAAGAGGAAGCATATTTTGATTCCAAGCCCTGGTTAGACTCAGACTGTGAAGATGATTTCTATAGTGTCAATGGTG ACTTCACACCATCTAGAGGGACCACACCAGTTCACCACACTTTTGGGACCCCTTCTAGGAGTAGAATTCATGGTTCAATTTCTGTTGTTGAACCATCCccagagaagaaaaagaaactctTGGAACTTTTTCGTGAAAGTGTGAAAGATGAGCAAGTTGATGATGGCCATGGACACAAAGCAATGAAACCAACCACACAACATGTCATGGCTAAATCTGCAAATTGCACTCCTTTTATCTCAGGGGCTAACTCTACTTGTAGTAGTGAAAGAATCATGAGTGAGGATCGTGCTTCCATTAGAGAGAAATCAGTTAAGTCTTTACAGTGGTGCATTCCGAGCTTGTCCTCATGCAGAAGCTTTAGGGAGAGAAGTAGGAAGACAAGTCCTGCAATCGAAGTAAATGGAAAACATTGA